AGGATGACCCAGATCGTCCATTTTGCCAGCCGTTTGGCTGTTCTTTCCTCACCGGCTGACTCGCCGGGCACATCGGCCCCGGCAGCGCGCGGGCGACCGACGGGAGCCGGGGCGCTGCCACATGACCGGCCCCATCGCGGCCCGCAGTCGTGCTCGGCAACCGGAGGCGCAGGCCGGCGGCCGAAGCCGACGGTTCCGGGCACGTCTGCGGCTGCCTTGCGACCGTCGCCATCGTTCATCCCGGCCCGTGCATGACCGTGGTGGTGGTCGAGTGGTGGTGTAGTGGTAGCGTAGTGGTGGTGCCCGACCTTAGGACCTAAGTTTCCTTAGGGGTGGCGTGTCACGCATTCCAGAGGTATTAGGGGCAAGGCGGATGCTCACCTGGTCGGTGGTAACACAGGTCATCACTTCAAAGCTTCGGAGCAGGTTGTGCTGAGACTTGGTCGAGATCCTTCGCGCCAAACTGTTGATGAAAGCCAGGAATAGCTTCGGCCTATTTCAGGGATTCGATGCCTTCGGACCATGCGTTGCGCATGCGGTCTGCTGTGTCTTTTGCCTGAGGGTCTAGATCGGGCAAAGTTTCCAACTCCCGGGCAACCTGGGCGACTCCGTCCAAGACCTCGGCCACGATGGTCTTCGCTGCGGCTTCCGTGAGCTGGCACCGCTGCCGGCCGAATCGCACCAGCCGTTTGGCGTCCGGCCAACGCTTGGTGCCATCCAGCGTCAGCGCCAGACTGTCGTTGGGCAGATAGACGGAGGTCGTGACGATGTCGAAAGCGGGCGCCAGTGATACCGTGCCGGTCGAGTCGTCGTAGACCACGCCGAAGTTCTTGCGGTGGGCGTCACCGTTGCGCACCACGACAGAAAGGACGAACGAGCGGAAGAAGCGGGCCAGTTCCGAGGCCGTGCCCTCCGGCCCGCGCAGGCTGCTGGCCAGCGTGGCGGCCAATTGCTCGTAACTGCCCTCATATTTCTCCCGGGACAACCGGCCGTCGAGCGCGCAGCCGTCCTCGAAGGCGAGGTAGGTGCCGTCAGCCTTGAGGTCGAAGCGCTCCACAATCAACAGATGGCCGCCGGTCGCGATCTCGACGGGTGGCACCGACAGTCCCGCGCCCTTCGCTGCCTTCAGGCAGAAATACTCGTTGGCCGCCAGCCCCGGATACTTCCCCGCGTCGAAGGACTTGACGATGTGGGTGGTGCCGTGAGCCGTCACCCGCTCACCCACCGGCACCGGGCTGAACTTGCTGGTCCCCAGACTGCCGTCGTCGCGGATCAGCAGCTTGGGTTGGACACCCGCGACGCCGGAATACTGGGCGTATCGCTGGAGCAGATCCGCAAACAGTCCATCGGTCCCACGGCTCGCGAGGAGTTCCCGCAGATTTTGCGCCGGCACCTGGTCGAGTTCTTCAGGCGACGGTCCGAACCGCAACCGCCCGATCAGGGAGCGGCCGACAATTTCCAACAGGGCGAGGTCATCGAAAACCGGCAGAGCCTTTGCGAACATGTTGTTGAGCGCTTCCCGGAGGGCTCCTTCCGGCAGGCTCATGTCGAACACCGGATGCAGCACAGAGGCGCGCTCGGCGTGATACGGTGCGCGGTTGACCGGCATCAGCAACGACACCGCCAACCCTTCGGGCACCCCGTCGTCGTAGACAAAACGGTTCGCCGTGTCCTCGCGGGTGAGTGCGCCAACGGCGCGCCGGTTGACAAAGACGTTAGCCACCGAGTTTGCCCGGGTTCAGGTTGGCGAGAATGGTGTCGGTCTCGCGGAAGGCCGCCTGCCGCTCTTCGCGATTGCGGGCGTAGGCCTCGTGCAGCGTCAGCGGTCGACGTGGCCGAACCGCGATTTCCAAACCCAGACGATCCCCGATCTGAGCCAGCTTTCGGATGCCAAGATCCCCGATGACTCCGTTCTCCAGCTGCGAGATGGTTGCACGGCTCATCCCCAAGCGCCTGGCCAGCTCGGCCTGAGTCAGACCTGCTTGCTTTCGTGCGTCTCGAATCATTGTGCCTGTTTGCGCGAAGTCCATGTATCGTATGCGATGCATTTTCAGGCGATAGGCTGATTCTTCAAGGAAAATGTATCGCATATGATACCCGACGCTCCTTCGCATCCAACTCGGACAATCTTGGCTACGTTCAGACCGGAAGCGAATTGACATTTGCTCATTCGCCGGCAAACTTGCCGGCGAATGAGACTCGCAACGGGCCAAACCGCTTTTTTCCCTCCTGATCCGCCTCTTGCCACGGCGGGTTTTCGCTTCGGCTCGGTGGGCACGCACTCCAGCCGCACGCTGATGTTTTCCGAGTTGGCCGCGGTCTTGGCGCATACCCCGGCGGGGGCTGACCGCGAGGACTACAAGCGCGGAGTGGTCGAGGACAACTGCCTGGGCAAGTCGACCGCCTCCACCCGCCGCCTGTCGTTTCAGCGCCTCTCTGAACTCTACGCGCTCGATCCTCAGGTGGGCGTGTTCCGCCTGCTCGTTCGCCTTTGGTTAACGGATGCCGGCTCCCGTCCTCATCTGGCGCTGCTGGTCGCCTTGGCTCGCGACCCGTTGCTCCGCGCGTCGGCCGTTGCGATCGCTGCCCTCCAGCCAGGAGATGAGTTCAGCCGCTCCGAGGCCGAGGCTGCGGTGCGGGCGGTCACCGAAAATCGCCTTAACGACAACATTTTGGCGAAGGTCGTCCGGAACTGCGCCAGCTCGTGGGCCCAATCCGGCCACCTTCAGGGGCGCACCTTCAAGGTCCGCCAGCCGGTCCGGCCGCACTACGTCAGCGTGACCATGGCGCTCGCCCTCGGCTACCTCGCCGGGTTTCGGGGCGAGGCCCTGTTTACGTCTGGCTGGATCGAAATCCTCGACCTCGACCCGGCCGCCGCCCGCGCCCTCGCGCTTGAGTCCAAGCGAGCCGGCCTGATCGATCTCCGCTTCTCCGACAAAATCGTCGATCTGCGCCTCGAACGCCTCGACCCCAGCTTTTCCCTCTGATGTCTCGCATCGAAGAACTCGCCGACCGCTACTCGCGCCATATCTCGACTCCGTGGCAACGCACGGTGTCGGGCGCCCAGCGCGTCATCATGGTGGTGTATGAAAAGGAGCTGGAGCGCACCCTGCGCGCGCGGCGAATGCTCTTCGAAAACGCGACCTTGGAGGCCGGCCACACCTGGCATGAGGTCGATCTGTCGTCGGTCTTCCCCTCGTGGATGGCGGCGGACGAATACCGGGACGCCTACTTCGCCCAGCCCGAGGACCTCAGCCTGAAGCTCGACTCCGAGTTTCCCGACCACGTTGCCAGCGAGCTTCGCCGCGCCCTCACCGCTCCGACCGTCACCGACAACACCGTCGTGGCCGTCATGGGCGTCGCGACCTTGTTCGGCTTGGCTCGTTTCTCCGAGGTGCTCCGCAAAATCGACCGCGACGTCCGCGGTCGCCTTCTCGTGTTTTTTCCCGGTCAGCTCGAAAACAACAACTACCGCCTTTTGGATGCGCGCGACGGGTGGAACTACCTCGCCATCCCGATCACGCCTTACTCCGACGAATTCACCCCATGAAGATTCACGACATCCTCCAGCGCGATCCCGCGGAAAATCCCCTGATCAACCAAGGCCAGGCGCGCATCGCCGACATGGCCGATGCCAAGGCGCGCGAGGAGTTGCGGGGCGAGCTGTCCACCTTCGTCTGCGAGGGCCAGTTCTCCGACGGCTTGATCCGCATCCTGCGGTCGTTTCTGGAAAACTTCGGCCGCACCAGCCAGAAGGGCGTCTGGGTCAGCGGCTTCTACGGCAGCGGCAAATCCCACGCCCTGAAGATGGCGGCCAGCCTGTGGCAGGATACGGCCTTCGACGACGGCGCCACGGCTCGCAGCCTCGTGCCCAACATCCCGGATGATCTGCACGCGCTCCTGCGTGAGCTGGAAACCGCCGGCAAGCGCTCCGGCGGCCTGCTCGCCGCTGCCGGCGCTCTGCCCAGCGGCACCACGGAGAACGTGCGCCTCACGATCCTCTCAATTCTGCTCAAGGCCACCGGCCTGCCGCCGCTCTACCCGCAGGCCAAGTTCTGCCTCTGGCTCGAATCGCAAGGCTGGTATGCCAAGGTCCAGCAAAGCGTCGCCGCGACCGGCAAGAACTTCACCAGCGAACTCAACAACCTCTACGTCAGCAGCACCCTTGCCCGCGCCATTCTCGCCTGCGACGCCAAGTTCGCCGCCTCCGAGGCCGACGTGCTCAAGGCCCTGCGCACCCAGTTCCCGCCGCAGGCCACTGACATCACCACCGAGGCCTTTCTCCAGACCGCCAAGGAAGCCCTGCTGCGCGTCGGCAAAAACGGGCGCATGCCGTGCACCATCCTGATCCTCGACGAGGTGCAGCAATACATCGGTGACTCCCACATCCGCGCTACGCTAGTGACCGAGGTTGCCGAAGCCGTGTCCAAGCAGATGGACAGCCATCTCATCATCGTGGGCGCCGGCCAAAGTGCGCTCACCGACATGCCGCAGCTCCACAAGCTGCTCGACCGTTTCACCATCCGCGTGCCGCTTTCCGACATCGAGGTCGAAACCGTCACCCGCAAGGTCCTGCTCCAGAAAAAGCCCACCGGCGTGCCCGAGGTGCGCCGCATTCTCGAAACCCATGCCGGCGAGGTTTCCCGCCACCTCCAGGGCACCCGCTTGGCGGAGCGCACCGAGGATCGCCTGACCATCCTCGACGACTACCCGTTGCTCCCGGTCCGTCGCCGTTTCTGGGAACACTGTTTCCGGCAGGTCGATGCCGCCGGCACGCAGAGCCAGCTCCGCTCCCAGCTGAGCATTATTCACAGTGCGGTCTCCAAGCTCTCGAAGCGCAACCTCGGCGCGGTGGTGCCGGCCGACGAGTTGTTCGAGTCGCTCGCACCGAGCCTCGTCAACACCGGCGTGCTCCTCCGTGAGAGCAACGAGCGCATCATCAAGGTCGGCAAGGACGAGGGCGATCTCGCCCGCCGGATCTGCGGGCTCGTTTTTCTAATCGGCAAGCTGAAGCGCGACGACGGTCTCGATACCGGTGTTCGCGCCAACAAGGACCACATCGCCGACCTCCTTGTGGACGACCTGACCGCCGACAACGGCAAGCTGCGCTCGGAGGTCGAATCCACCCTGAAGCGCCTCGCCGACAAGGGTGTCCTGATGGCGGTGGGCGACGAATATCGGCTCCAGACCCGCGAGGGCAGCGAGTGGGACCGCGAATTCCGCAATCACCAGACCAAGCTCAACAACAACGACGCCACCATCCAGTTCCGCCGCGACGAACTCCTCTACGCGGAGGCGGAGCGCGCCATTCGCTCGGTTCGCAAGTTGCAGGGTCTGAGCAAGGAATCGCGCAGCCTGCTCATTGGGCGCGACTCCACCGTCCCGGCCGGTGACGGCGTGAGTGTTCCCGTCTGGATTCGTGACGGCTGGTCCTGCTCTGAAAAGGAAGTCGTCGAGACGGTCCGCACCCTCGGTTCGGACAGCCCCTTGCTCGCCGCGTTCATCCCCCGGCAGTCCGCCCAGGACCTGCAGCGCCTGCTCGTCGAGGCCGACGCCGCCGAACAGACGCTCAACTCGCGGGGTAATCCCTCCACGCCCGAAGGCCAGGAGGCGAAACAGAGCATGGAGAGCCGCAAGGCCACCGCTGTTGCTGCCCGCGACCGGCTCATCAAGGAAATCGTCGCCAACGCCAAGGTTTTCCAAGGCGGCGGCAACGAGGTCATCCGGCTCGCCCTCGAGGACAAGATTCGCGACGCGGCCGACGAGTCGCTCATCCGCCTCTTCCCTCGCTTCAAGGAAGGCGATTCCAACGCGTGGGAACTCGTGCTCAAGCGCGCCCGCGACGGCGCCGACCACCCGTTTCAGCCCACCGGGCACACCGACGCCACCGAGAAACATCCCGTATGCCAGCAAGTCATCACCACCATCGGCGCCGGCAAGACCGGCACTGAGGTTCGCAAGGCGCTCCAAGCCGCGCCCTTCGGTTGGCCGCAGGATGCCATCGACGCCGCACTCATCGCGCTCCATCGCTCGCAACACCTGAGCGTCACGCTGAACGGCGCCCCCGTCGCGCTGGGCCAGCTGGCGCAGAACAATATTCCGAAGGCCGCGTTCCGGGTCGAGCAAGCCACCTTGTCGGTGGGTGACCGCCTCGCGCTGCGCAAGCTGTTCGGTCAGGCCGGCGTGTCCTGCAAGAGCGGCGAAGAAGCCGCGAAGGCCGGCGAATTTCTGCAGACCGTCATCGCGCTTGCCCGCAGCGCGGGCGGCGAGGCGCCGCTGCCTCCGGTGCCGAGTCTCACGGCCGTCGAAGACCTGCAACGTCTCGCCGGCAACCAGCAGCTCGCCGCCATCCGGGCCGCCGCGACGCCGCTCGAAACCAACCTCAAGGAATGGACCGCCGCGCGGGACCTGGCTGCGCAACGCGTGCCGGTCTGGCAACTGGTCACCCGCCTGGCCGGTCACGCCACCGCCCTGCCCACAGCGGCCGAGGCCATCGCCCAGATTGAGGCGATTCGCACCCAGCGCTCGCTGCTGCAACCTCAGGACGGCGTCTCGCCTCTTCGCCGCCAGTTGGCCGACCTGCTGCGCGCTGCGGTGCAGCAAGCCCAGCAGGCGCTGGAGACCGCCTACACCCAGCACCTCGCTGCGCTCGAAGCTTCGGAAGTCTGGCAGCGCATCGCTCCTGCCGACCGCACCCGCCTCCTCGCCCACGCCGGCATTGCCAAACCCGCCGCCCCCGACCTCGCTACGGACGACAAGCTGCTCGCCGCCCTCGAAGCCCTGCCGCTCGCGCAGTGGCACGACCGGATTGCCGCGCTCCCGGCCCGCTTCGCCGCCGTCGCCAAAGCCGCCGCCGAGCTGCTCGAACCCAAGGTCCAGCACGTGCACCTCGCCAGCACCGTCCTCCGCTCCGAAGCTGACGTGAAGCAATGGCTCGCCGAACAGGAGAAAACGCTCCTTGAGCGCCTCAAGTCCGGTCCGGTCGTAATTTCGTAACTCGCCCACCCATGTCGCGCCCGACCATCTTCCTCAGCCATTCCTCTGCCGACGAAAAGCTCGTCGAAGAATTGTCTGATTTGCTGGCCACGGGGTGCGGCATCCGGGGTGATCAGATCATCATCACCACATTGCCCGGTCAGGGAATTCCCGCCGGCAATCCGAACTATATCGCGTGGCTGCAAGACCGTCTGGCGGACTCCGCCCTGGTGATTCTGCTGCTGAGTCCGAACTATTTTGAGAGCAAATTCTGTCTCTGCGAGATGGGAGCCGCTTGGGGACTCAAGATGCCATGTTTCCCGTTGGTCGTGCCGCCACTCAAAAAGAGTGAAGTCAAAGCCGTGATGGCGGTTAGCCAGAACCTGAACATTGACGACGAGTCCTGCCTGGACGAGCTGCGCGATCAGGTGCGTGACTTGCTCAAGTCAGAGCTGAAGACGGCTATCTGGACAGTGAAGCGGGACGCGTTTCTCAAGAAACTTCCCGGCATCCTTAAAAAGCTTCCGCAACC
This window of the Candidatus Didemnitutus sp. genome carries:
- a CDS encoding type II toxin-antitoxin system HipA family toxin → MANVFVNRRAVGALTREDTANRFVYDDGVPEGLAVSLLMPVNRAPYHAERASVLHPVFDMSLPEGALREALNNMFAKALPVFDDLALLEIVGRSLIGRLRFGPSPEELDQVPAQNLRELLASRGTDGLFADLLQRYAQYSGVAGVQPKLLIRDDGSLGTSKFSPVPVGERVTAHGTTHIVKSFDAGKYPGLAANEYFCLKAAKGAGLSVPPVEIATGGHLLIVERFDLKADGTYLAFEDGCALDGRLSREKYEGSYEQLAATLASSLRGPEGTASELARFFRSFVLSVVVRNGDAHRKNFGVVYDDSTGTVSLAPAFDIVTTSVYLPNDSLALTLDGTKRWPDAKRLVRFGRQRCQLTEAAAKTIVAEVLDGVAQVARELETLPDLDPQAKDTADRMRNAWSEGIESLK
- a CDS encoding helix-turn-helix transcriptional regulator, whose amino-acid sequence is MDFAQTGTMIRDARKQAGLTQAELARRLGMSRATISQLENGVIGDLGIRKLAQIGDRLGLEIAVRPRRPLTLHEAYARNREERQAAFRETDTILANLNPGKLGG
- a CDS encoding DUF1788 domain-containing protein, translated to MSRIEELADRYSRHISTPWQRTVSGAQRVIMVVYEKELERTLRARRMLFENATLEAGHTWHEVDLSSVFPSWMAADEYRDAYFAQPEDLSLKLDSEFPDHVASELRRALTAPTVTDNTVVAVMGVATLFGLARFSEVLRKIDRDVRGRLLVFFPGQLENNNYRLLDARDGWNYLAIPITPYSDEFTP
- the brxC gene encoding BREX system P-loop protein BrxC yields the protein MKIHDILQRDPAENPLINQGQARIADMADAKAREELRGELSTFVCEGQFSDGLIRILRSFLENFGRTSQKGVWVSGFYGSGKSHALKMAASLWQDTAFDDGATARSLVPNIPDDLHALLRELETAGKRSGGLLAAAGALPSGTTENVRLTILSILLKATGLPPLYPQAKFCLWLESQGWYAKVQQSVAATGKNFTSELNNLYVSSTLARAILACDAKFAASEADVLKALRTQFPPQATDITTEAFLQTAKEALLRVGKNGRMPCTILILDEVQQYIGDSHIRATLVTEVAEAVSKQMDSHLIIVGAGQSALTDMPQLHKLLDRFTIRVPLSDIEVETVTRKVLLQKKPTGVPEVRRILETHAGEVSRHLQGTRLAERTEDRLTILDDYPLLPVRRRFWEHCFRQVDAAGTQSQLRSQLSIIHSAVSKLSKRNLGAVVPADELFESLAPSLVNTGVLLRESNERIIKVGKDEGDLARRICGLVFLIGKLKRDDGLDTGVRANKDHIADLLVDDLTADNGKLRSEVESTLKRLADKGVLMAVGDEYRLQTREGSEWDREFRNHQTKLNNNDATIQFRRDELLYAEAERAIRSVRKLQGLSKESRSLLIGRDSTVPAGDGVSVPVWIRDGWSCSEKEVVETVRTLGSDSPLLAAFIPRQSAQDLQRLLVEADAAEQTLNSRGNPSTPEGQEAKQSMESRKATAVAARDRLIKEIVANAKVFQGGGNEVIRLALEDKIRDAADESLIRLFPRFKEGDSNAWELVLKRARDGADHPFQPTGHTDATEKHPVCQQVITTIGAGKTGTEVRKALQAAPFGWPQDAIDAALIALHRSQHLSVTLNGAPVALGQLAQNNIPKAAFRVEQATLSVGDRLALRKLFGQAGVSCKSGEEAAKAGEFLQTVIALARSAGGEAPLPPVPSLTAVEDLQRLAGNQQLAAIRAAATPLETNLKEWTAARDLAAQRVPVWQLVTRLAGHATALPTAAEAIAQIEAIRTQRSLLQPQDGVSPLRRQLADLLRAAVQQAQQALETAYTQHLAALEASEVWQRIAPADRTRLLAHAGIAKPAAPDLATDDKLLAALEALPLAQWHDRIAALPARFAAVAKAAAELLEPKVQHVHLASTVLRSEADVKQWLAEQEKTLLERLKSGPVVIS